One part of the Sulfolobus tengchongensis genome encodes these proteins:
- the rnhB gene encoding ribonuclease HII, translating into MRIGIDEAGRGSLIGPMIVAGVVISESKLNFLKGIGVKDSKQLTRERREKLFSIITSTVEAFTVVKVFPNEIDEYNLNDLTYDAVSKIILSLSVFNPNIITVDKVGEEKPVIALITELGYKPNVVHKADELFVEASAASIIAKVIRDDYIDKLKEIYGDFGSGYPADPRTLKWLKSFYEKNPNPPPIIRRSWKVLRSIAPLYYVNKEGKRLW; encoded by the coding sequence ATGAGAATAGGTATAGATGAGGCTGGTCGAGGATCATTAATAGGTCCAATGATAGTTGCAGGTGTAGTTATTAGCGAGAGCAAGCTAAATTTTCTAAAGGGAATTGGTGTAAAAGATAGTAAACAGTTAACTAGAGAAAGAAGAGAGAAATTGTTTAGTATAATTACTAGCACTGTTGAAGCTTTTACTGTTGTTAAAGTTTTTCCTAACGAGATAGATGAATATAATCTAAACGATTTAACGTATGATGCAGTATCTAAAATAATTCTCTCACTATCGGTTTTTAATCCTAACATAATAACAGTTGATAAAGTAGGTGAGGAAAAGCCAGTGATAGCTCTTATTACTGAACTAGGGTATAAACCTAATGTGGTCCATAAAGCCGATGAGTTGTTCGTTGAGGCTAGCGCGGCTAGTATAATAGCTAAGGTCATAAGAGATGACTATATTGATAAGCTGAAAGAAATATATGGTGACTTCGGAAGCGGATATCCCGCGGATCCTAGAACGTTAAAGTGGCTTAAATCTTTTTATGAGAAAAATCCAAATCCTCCTCCTATTATAAGAAGATCATGGAAAGTTTTACGTTCTATAGCTCCTTTATATTATGTAAATAAAGAGGGTAAGAGATTATGGTAA
- a CDS encoding type II secretion system F family protein yields the protein MSIFNSKRNNKTASSYQGPSKIDLLFYNMGIVSKLAENLDKKIRKAGINQDPRLFASRLFLFLVLSLVISAILIVVSVRFYELYRLTLLTKYLAGFLTMLIFGIIIPPVVYLIQILQVSQLTENRRIGLDSEAPAFSAIFNVFLRSGLSARYVFEYLSKSTAMQYATQIALYVNKRVKYLGESVENAIVDAMETSPSKVFNEFLITYVTAVRTGAPVLDTMEAKAKDMLKNIETLASTAAENLSGIAEGFVIWLSSGFITFFLVMLLQAIFPSLFGSVPFPILAIFAIVMIPLINLLFVWVVDQTQFRFPEKSLKAYKVFYITFPLGLLFSFILLFVIKLPIPLLFYLLFLTGGVPQIPFTILAFTIGLLIAVVPPAIVATKELREGTGYDVYVVAFLRAVAEGLRAGLNPATVVKNLKDSPEMGKFRNILNTIYAYSLLGVPLKDAFKIASEKILDFSSKVSLVSLADMIEIGSLTPETVESLAEQVDAQIRIRRSYNSKIRVLLYAPYIGIILALVASILLGNAMYTLLSHQSFVSSYGPLSNATIILPKALYVIAVSSLFNSFLAGLLVGKIGYGKTAAGFIHAAILVVITAILVIISLHISLIPSISPTSTSL from the coding sequence ATGAGTATATTTAATAGTAAAAGAAATAATAAAACAGCTTCTAGCTATCAAGGTCCTTCTAAGATTGATTTATTGTTTTATAACATGGGTATAGTCAGTAAATTAGCCGAAAACTTAGATAAGAAGATAAGGAAAGCTGGAATAAATCAAGATCCTAGATTATTCGCTTCTAGACTATTTCTCTTTCTAGTTTTATCGTTGGTGATATCAGCGATTCTCATAGTAGTTTCCGTGAGATTCTATGAATTATATAGATTAACGCTTCTTACTAAATATTTAGCAGGGTTTTTAACAATGCTTATATTTGGTATAATAATACCTCCTGTAGTTTACTTAATTCAAATCCTTCAAGTGTCTCAGTTAACTGAGAATAGGAGAATTGGTTTAGATAGTGAAGCCCCAGCATTCTCAGCCATATTTAACGTTTTTTTAAGGTCTGGTTTGAGTGCTAGGTACGTTTTTGAATATTTATCTAAATCTACTGCTATGCAATACGCTACTCAAATAGCGTTATATGTTAATAAAAGAGTTAAGTATTTAGGAGAAAGCGTAGAGAACGCAATAGTTGACGCGATGGAAACTTCACCATCAAAAGTATTTAATGAGTTCCTAATCACTTATGTAACTGCGGTAAGGACGGGTGCTCCAGTATTAGATACAATGGAGGCAAAGGCCAAAGATATGCTTAAGAATATAGAGACGCTAGCTTCGACAGCAGCTGAGAATCTATCTGGAATAGCGGAGGGTTTTGTTATATGGCTATCTTCTGGATTTATAACCTTCTTCCTAGTAATGTTATTACAGGCTATATTTCCATCTCTTTTTGGCTCTGTTCCGTTTCCAATATTGGCTATTTTCGCAATAGTTATGATACCCTTAATAAATCTACTATTTGTATGGGTTGTTGATCAAACTCAATTCAGATTTCCAGAAAAATCATTAAAAGCATATAAGGTCTTCTATATTACATTTCCCTTAGGTTTATTATTTTCATTTATATTATTATTTGTAATAAAATTACCTATACCACTTCTATTTTATCTTCTTTTCTTAACTGGTGGAGTACCTCAGATACCGTTCACCATATTAGCGTTTACAATTGGTTTATTAATTGCAGTTGTTCCCCCCGCAATAGTGGCAACTAAGGAGTTAAGAGAAGGTACTGGATATGACGTTTATGTTGTAGCGTTTCTAAGAGCTGTTGCCGAAGGATTAAGAGCTGGTCTTAATCCTGCAACAGTAGTTAAAAACTTAAAGGATTCACCAGAAATGGGTAAGTTTAGAAACATATTAAATACAATTTATGCATATTCGCTTCTAGGAGTTCCATTAAAAGATGCGTTCAAGATTGCTTCGGAGAAAATTTTAGATTTCTCGAGCAAGGTTTCTCTAGTTTCATTGGCAGATATGATAGAGATAGGTAGTTTAACTCCAGAAACAGTTGAATCGCTGGCTGAACAAGTCGATGCTCAAATAAGAATAAGGAGGAGTTATAACTCTAAAATAAGAGTACTATTATATGCTCCATATATCGGGATAATATTAGCATTAGTCGCTTCTATTTTATTAGGTAATGCAATGTACACCTTGCTATCTCATCAGTCATTTGTGTCCTCCTATGGTCCATTATCTAATGCAACTATAATATTACCTAAAGCGTTATACGTAATAGCTGTATCTTCACTATTTAACTCATTCTTAGCTGGACTACTTGTAGGAAAAATTGGTTATGGAAAGACAGCAGCTGGTTTCATACACGCAGCAATTTTAGTCGTTATAACAGCTATCTTAGTTATAATATCCTTACACATATCCCTTATACCTTCTATATCTCCTACATCAACATCTTTATAA
- a CDS encoding TGS domain-containing protein, with translation MVTNLPAEAKAKWLKVMDAKTPEEKLQALQEFLKEVPKHKGTENLVYWARRRMAELREEVEVRKTKKSSGFSLFIEKEGAGQVILLGDVFLRSFIMRKLTNVRQEFNDLPVPGMVRYEDVQIQLVNPPKNLPISKTIGLIRNADEIVIAVNSEEELSFIRNILENNNILLRKPKGRVIIERTRYGISGIRIINFGKLVDTDEKTVREYIESFGIKTAIVKIIGEVTLDDIEKSIFEAVSYKPTIVVAKDKINTSELPILTANEIDKLPKLLFDMLEVIRIYTKEPGEDPTTDPLILKKGSTVIDVAKKLHSSLAENFKYARVWGKSVKFQGQKVGPSHVLEDGDIVEIHIK, from the coding sequence ATGGTAACGAACTTACCAGCTGAAGCTAAAGCCAAATGGCTTAAAGTGATGGATGCTAAAACACCAGAGGAGAAATTACAAGCTTTACAAGAATTTCTTAAGGAAGTTCCAAAGCATAAAGGAACAGAAAATTTAGTATATTGGGCTAGAAGACGAATGGCGGAATTAAGAGAAGAAGTTGAGGTTAGAAAAACTAAGAAAAGCAGTGGCTTTTCTTTATTTATTGAGAAAGAGGGGGCAGGTCAAGTAATCTTGCTAGGTGATGTTTTTCTCAGATCTTTTATTATGAGGAAACTCACAAATGTAAGGCAAGAGTTTAATGATCTTCCAGTACCGGGGATGGTAAGATATGAAGATGTTCAAATACAATTGGTAAACCCGCCTAAAAATCTTCCAATTTCTAAAACTATTGGTTTAATTAGGAACGCAGACGAGATAGTGATAGCAGTAAATAGTGAAGAAGAGTTATCATTTATAAGAAATATTCTTGAGAATAATAATATTTTATTAAGAAAACCTAAGGGAAGAGTAATTATAGAAAGGACTAGATACGGTATTTCTGGGATTAGAATAATAAATTTTGGCAAGCTTGTAGATACTGATGAGAAAACAGTAAGAGAATATATAGAAAGCTTTGGCATAAAAACTGCAATAGTGAAGATAATAGGTGAAGTTACTTTGGACGATATAGAAAAATCTATCTTTGAGGCTGTAAGTTATAAGCCTACGATAGTAGTAGCCAAAGATAAAATTAATACAAGTGAGTTGCCTATTTTAACAGCTAATGAGATAGATAAATTACCTAAACTTTTATTTGATATGTTGGAGGTAATACGTATCTATACTAAAGAGCCAGGTGAGGATCCTACTACTGATCCATTAATTCTCAAGAAGGGATCCACGGTAATAGACGTAGCTAAAAAGTTACATTCTTCTTTAGCTGAGAATTTTAAGTATGCCAGAGTATGGGGGAAATCAGTGAAGTTCCAAGGGCAAAAAGTTGGCCCATCACATGTTCTAGAAGATGGGGATATAGTTGAAATTCATATAAAGTGA